TATTTTTTATTTTTTTAAAAGAAAATAGACATGTATCGAGCACATCTACAAGCTCTCGGAAAAGTCCGGGCAAACATGGCTTTCCATGTCAGGAGCAAATTTTTGCCAAACCGAATCCTTGAACACGCGCATGGATGTAACGGAAAATCACGGCAGATGAATTTTTGATGATGCGGGAGAGCGGGCTCCACGTGACCCCAAACACAAAGGCACACCTGTGCTGAAATTACTTTAGGCCGCCGCCGACACGACCCTGTTACGGCCCTCGGTTTTGGCTTGATAGAGCGCGCGGTCAGCCTGTCTTAACAATTGTTCCGGACTTGCGACCTCATCTCCCGCCGTAGCGATGCCAAGCGATGCCGTAACATTCAGTTCGCCACCAGATTGCAACCGAAATGGCTTTTTCTCTACCATCTCGCGCAGGCGCTCGGCCACCGTACCGGCCATCTCTTGCGACGTATCCGGCATCACGACCACGAATTCCTCACCGCCATAGCGGCAGGCAAGATCGGCTCCGCGCACCGTAGCGCGAATACGAGCAGCAAACTCCCGCAGAACGTCATCGCCCGCCTCATGGCCATAGGTGTCATTGACCAGCTTGAACCGATCGATATCCACCAGGCATACCGATAGCGGCTTCTTGCGCAGGCTGGAGCGCTCGAACAACACTTTGATATGGGTATCGAGATAGCGCCGATTGTGAAGTCCGGTAAGATCGTCGGTCACCGCCAGTTCGATGCTTTGCTGCACGCTGCTACGCAGCCTGTCGTTATACCGTTTGCGGCGTAGCTGGGTCAGCGTGCGCGCCAGCAGCTCATTGGTGTCGACCGGCCGGACAATGTAATCGTTGACGCCCAGATCCAACGCCCGCACGATCAAGTATTCCTCTCCCGGTTCGGCAATCAGCAAAATCGGAATGAAGCGGGTACGATCCAGCGAACGCAGCTGCGAACACAGGCGCAACGGATCGTAATCCTCCAGCGTGCCGTTGACGATGACCAGATCGAAATTGCTTTCCGCCGCCTCAAACAGCGCGGCCTGGGCGTCGGACATCGCAACAACATCAGCCACAGGCTTCAACGCCTTGATGATGCGCTCCTGCGAACTGGCGCGGCTATCGACCAGCAAGACCTGGCCGACCTCGTCCATACGTCCGTCGCCGAGATGAATGTTGCTGTCTATGCCCATTTTCTGCGCCGTCTCGGCGCGGATGCGCAATTCATCGGAGAGGGTTTTCAGACGCACCAGACTTTTAACCCGGGAGATCAGCTGCAGATCGTTGACCGGCTTGGTCAAAAAATCGTCAGCGCCAGCCTTCAATCCCCTCACCCGGTCCGAAGGCTGGTCCAGTGCCGTGACCATCACCACGGGAATATGGGCCGTGCGCGGGCTGGATTTCAGCCGCTCGCACACTTCAAAGCCGTCAATGCCAGGCATCATGACATCAAGAAGGACGACGTCCACCTGGGTGCGGTCGCAGATATCCAGCGCCTTCAGCCCGTCTTCCGCCGTCAATACCTCGAAATATTCCGCCAGCAGCCGCGCTTCCAACAGCTTCACATTGGCAGGAACATCATCAACAACCAGAATACGGGCTGTCATCAGCCATCACCCCTTGAAGCATGCCTGGCGCACACGCGCTACCGGCTCTGCATGAACATTGCGCCACCCCGACAGACTGGCACTTCAGATAGAATTCATAACTTCCAGAGCGCCGCGGTGCGTCAGGCATTTGACCAGGTCTCACGGCGATCGCCTACGTTTAAGACACCCGCGCTGCCTGCGCCTCAGGCGTCGCCCAGATAGGTCTTGATCGTTTCCAGGAATTTTGGCACGGAAATCGGCTTCGACACATAGGCCTCGCACCCACCCTGGCGAATACGTTCCTCATCGCCCTTCATGGCGAAGGCAGTCACCGCGATCACGGGAATGACGTGCAGCTCGCTATCCTGCTTCAGCCATTTGGTCACTTCCAGGCCGGAAACTTCCGGTAGCTGTATGTCCATCAAGATCAGATCGGGATGATGTTTGCGGGCCAATTCCAGCGCTTCCATGCCGTTACGGGTCTGGATGGTCGCATAGCCCGACGCTTCGATCAGATCACGAAACAGTTTCATGTTCAGCTCGTTATCTTCAACGATCATCACCTTTTTCGGCATTTTCAATCCTTGCTTTCCCGCCCTCCATGGTGGATGACAGGCGTAACAGACATAAAGATTCATTCTTTTGTGAAATAGAATTTAGCGCGATTTGGTTGAGAAATAGGTAATTCCCCGGCACATTGCGACACAAGTCAGTCAAGACAATTTAACCGTGATAAACCGAAAATAACAACCGGTTTAAGCGAGTTGGCCGGATAGAACGAACTGCCGGACGAAACAAACGGGAATGGGCATAGACTGTGCGAGACAAAGTGACGATCAAGACGGTTTCAGCAGAGCATGCCGAACAAACGGCGATTGCCGTGCTCGGTTGGCTGGCGAGTGAGCCGGACATGCTGGGACGCTTTCTGTCCCTGACCGGCCTGGAGCCTCAGCAATTGCGCCTGGCCGTCAATGACCCGGAATTTCTGGCCGGACTTCTGGAGTTTCTCATGCAGCATGAACCGACCTTGCTGGAATTCTGCTCCGCCACACAGACCCGACCGGAAGATGTTATTGCAGCCTATCACGTCTATGTTCGGCCTGCACTTGATTCCGGTGAAATCTGATGGGCGAGATTGTTGACTTCAACCACGTTCGATTGGCGGACCGGCCATTGCTGATCAGCGACGTCGACGACGTCGTGCTGGAATTCTTGGTGCCCTTCGAGGCCTACCTCGACAGCCTGGGCCATCGTCTCTTGCCGAAATCCTTTCGACTGCATGGCAATATCGTGTCAGCCAAGGACCAGCTTGCGCTGGAAGATCAGATCGTCACGGATCTCCTGCTGACGTTTTTCGAAAAGCAGGAAGAATGGCAGACGCCGTTTGGCGATGCCGTGGCCGTGCTGCAACGGATCGGCAAGATTGCCGATATTGTGTTTCTAACCGCCATGCCCCCCGCCTTTACCGCCCAGCGGCGCCGTCTGCTGGATCGGCTGGGGCTGGATTTCCCACTCCTGGCCACGGAAAGCCCAAAGGGACCCGTCGTGAAAGCCCTGCATGGCGACAGACCCCTGCCCTTCGCCTTCATGGATGACATGGCCCATAATCTCCATTCCGTGGGAGAGCATGCACCGGACTGTCTACTGGTGCAGATCGGGCCTCAGTCTGAAATTCATCGCCACGCGCCGCCGCCCGGCCCCCATGTATTGCGTGCCGGCGATTGGCACGATGCCAGCGAGCGAGTTCTACGCCATTTCCAGGCGCGGGTCTGATCCGCTTCCGTCTTTTACTTTTTCAGGTCATGGGGATTAGCAAGGGTTCCCCTTGCAGGCACTGAAAACCCGGCTTATGGTGGCGATGTTCAACATATGTTCTCGCCCATGTCTGCTGCGCCGCCCCTCCATTCCGGCTTTTGTCGTGATTGCCTTTCCCTACAGGCGGAAGGCAAGCGGAGATGCACGGCTTGCGGCAGCCCTCGCCTCGTCTATCACCCGGAACTGTTTAAGCTGACATTGGCCCATATCGATTGCGACGCCTTTTATGCCTCGGTTGAAAAGCGCGACAATCCAGACCTGATCGACAAGCCATTGATCATTGGCGGTGGTAAGCGCGGTGTGGTTTCCACCGCCTGTTACGTGGCCCGCATCCATGGTGTGCGCTCGGCCATGCCGATGTTCAAGGCGCTGGAAGCTTGCCCTGACGCCGTAGTCATTCCACCGAATATGGAAAAATATTCCCGTGTCGGTCGGCAGGTCCGGGCAATGATGGAGGAACTGACCCCTCTGGTGCAACCCCTGTCCATTGATGAGGCCTTTCTGGAATTGAAAGGGACTGAGGCCCTGCATCACGCACCACCCGCTCTTGTGCTGGCACGGCTTGCCCGGCGTATTGAAAGCGAAATTGGCATCACCGTTTCCGTTGGCCTGTCCTATTGTAAATTTCTGGCGAAAGTGGCGTCCGACCTGCAAAAACCCCGGGGCTTTTCAGTCGTCGGCGAGGCCGAAGCGCTGGACTTTCTGGCGCCCCGCCCTGTCACCACGATCTGGGGCGTCGGCAAGGCCTTCGCCAGCACCTTGGAAAAAGACGGCATTCGCACCATCGGACAATTGCAAACCATGGAGGAAAGCGACCTGATCCGCCGCTATGGCAGCATGGGCCAACGACTGGCACGGCTATCGAAAGGCATCGACGACCGGGACGTCCATACCAATGACCCGGCCAAAAGCGTCTCCGCCGAAACCACGTTCTTTGACGATATTTCCCGCCGGGAAGACCTTGTCCCCCATCTGCGCAAGCTCTCGGAGAAAGTCGCCTGGCGCTTGAAAAAGCAGGAACTGGCTGGACACACCGTTATCTTGAAGCTGAAGAGCGCCGATTTCAAATTACGCACCCGCAACCGGCGCTTGGACGATCCCACTCAACTTGCCGACCGGATCTTTCGCACGGGCCTGCAAATGCTGGAAAAGGAAGCCGATGGCACGAAATTTCGGCTAATCGGTATCGGCATCAGCGATTTTGCCGACCCAAGCCTGGCCGACCCCCCGGATCTGGTCGATCCGGATGCCGCCCGCCGCGCCAAGGCGGAAGCCGCCATGGACCAATTGCGGATGAAATTCGGCAAGGGCATGGTCGAAACCGGCTTCACCTTCGGCAGCAATAAAAAATAGCTACTATCAAAGCGCCGTTGTCAAAGCATTGCCCGTCAACTTTGTGTGAGCGGCCATGCCGGGTAAGCAATCGTTAAAGATCGACGTTTATTTTAGGATTCAGCCTGCACGCGGCTGCATCCTTTGTGCATTTTATAAAACGCACGGCGGTATAGGCGTTTAACAACTGATTTCTCGGCACATCGTTGCTCACATGATCAGGCGACCTTTTGAAGGCCCAGTTTTTCCCGGTTTACAGATGAGGGCACCATGACGGTCCGCACCATGTTTCGTTCGATGTTCCTGTCCGCTTCCCTGCTCGCGTTGAGCGCAGGCCTGTCGCAGGCCTCCGCCAGAGACGGCAGCGCATTGCAAATCATCGTGTCGAAACAGACGCAATCTCTCACGGTCTATGATGGAGACCGGATCATCGCCTTTTCGAAGGTTTCTACTGGTAAGGAAGGTCATACGACGCCGTCTGGAATCTTCTCGATCATCCAAAAGACGAAATATCACGAATCCAACCTTTATTCGAATGCGCCCATGCCCTGGATGCAACGAATCACCTGGTCTGGCGTTGCCTTGCATGAATCGAACAGCGTACCAAACCGGCCAGCCTCGCATGGCTGCGTGCGCCTGCCCGGCCAATTTGCGCGTGAGCTCTACGGCATGACCCGGCTGGGTGCGCATGTGCTGATCAGCGATGCTCCGGTCGCACCGGCTCCCATTGAACACCCGTTCCTGTTCACCCCGACGCAACAACAGCAAGGCCCGCAAATCCTGTCCGACGCCCGCCTGCGCGGTACGGACGGCACCAGCGGCACAGAACCGGTGGAAGTGGCGATGGCCGATCTGCCCCGCCCCAAGCCCCCGTCCGTAATTTCCGCCCAACCACCTTTGAGCCTGTTGATCACGTTCCGGGGTGAAACCGAAACCATCCATGACGCCCAACTTCTGTTGCAGGACATGGGGTTTGAGACGGGCGGCCATGACGGTCATGCAGGCCCCCTGACCCGCACGGCCATCCAGGGCTTCAAACGGTGGAAAGGTCTGCCCCTGAAGGGTCCGCTCATTACGCCGACGTTCCTGAGCGCTCTCTATCAAACTGCTGGCAAGCCGATACCACCCGTTGGCCAAATCTATGCACGCCAGGCATTCAAGCCGGTCTTCGATGCGCCTATTGTCATCGACCAGCCGGAAACACCACTCGGTACGCATTTTTTCGCAGCGAACCTGGAGAGTGCCGGTGGGAAGGCTCATTGGCAGGTGACCAGCCTTGAGCCAGCTTCCACGGTCTCAAATTCGTCGATTGTCACCATTGGCAAGGTGCAGCCAAACGTCCCCAATGGGTTGGATACGGTTTTCAATCGGATTCACGTCCCCGACGACATCCGCGAGCGCATTGAAACCACCATGACGACAGGCACCGTGATGACGATTACCGACCATGGGCTAAGCCCGGATACGGTTGATGGCACAGACTTCATCACCAACCTGCCGGGATAACGGCAATACCGAAATAATCCATGTCGCTTGAGCCCGGGCAGCGGTTTTGCGAGAGCGGCGCTACAAAGAGTGCCTATACCAATTCAACATCCACCACGCCCGGCGCGGACCGCATGGCGGCGGCGATTTCCGGGGTGATACGGAAACGTTGATTGAGTTCGACCTCGATTTCGCGGCGGCCATCTTCCTTGATCACCACGAAGGAAACCAGTCCATCGCCCTTGGTATTGAGATGGGCGGCGAGCGCCCGCAAGGGGCTGGAATCGCGCAGGTAGACGCGCAACGTCTTTTGCATCTGCAAGGATTTTTCTTCCAGAGACTGCGCCGTCTGAATGCGAAGGCCTATCCCTTCAGGACGCTCCTCCGCAGCAACCGTGATCACCAGCGACTTGCCCGATTCGAGCAGGTCGCGGTACTGGTTCAAGCCTTCCGAAAACAACACCGCCTCGAACTGGCCAGTGGCATCGGAAAAGGTCACAATGCCCATTTTGTTTCCGGTTCGTGTCTTGCGCTCCTGCTTTGAAATCACCGTCCCGGCCAGCCGACCCGCCGTCGCGCCCTGGCGCACAGCGCCGGAAAAGT
The nucleotide sequence above comes from Agrobacterium vitis. Encoded proteins:
- a CDS encoding PleD family two-component system response regulator codes for the protein MTARILVVDDVPANVKLLEARLLAEYFEVLTAEDGLKALDICDRTQVDVVLLDVMMPGIDGFEVCERLKSSPRTAHIPVVMVTALDQPSDRVRGLKAGADDFLTKPVNDLQLISRVKSLVRLKTLSDELRIRAETAQKMGIDSNIHLGDGRMDEVGQVLLVDSRASSQERIIKALKPVADVVAMSDAQAALFEAAESNFDLVIVNGTLEDYDPLRLCSQLRSLDRTRFIPILLIAEPGEEYLIVRALDLGVNDYIVRPVDTNELLARTLTQLRRKRYNDRLRSSVQQSIELAVTDDLTGLHNRRYLDTHIKVLFERSSLRKKPLSVCLVDIDRFKLVNDTYGHEAGDDVLREFAARIRATVRGADLACRYGGEEFVVVMPDTSQEMAGTVAERLREMVEKKPFRLQSGGELNVTASLGIATAGDEVASPEQLLRQADRALYQAKTEGRNRVVSAAA
- a CDS encoding response regulator, translated to MPKKVMIVEDNELNMKLFRDLIEASGYATIQTRNGMEALELARKHHPDLILMDIQLPEVSGLEVTKWLKQDSELHVIPVIAVTAFAMKGDEERIRQGGCEAYVSKPISVPKFLETIKTYLGDA
- a CDS encoding DUF3572 domain-containing protein, whose protein sequence is MTIKTVSAEHAEQTAIAVLGWLASEPDMLGRFLSLTGLEPQQLRLAVNDPEFLAGLLEFLMQHEPTLLEFCSATQTRPEDVIAAYHVYVRPALDSGEI
- a CDS encoding DNA polymerase IV, whose product is MSAAPPLHSGFCRDCLSLQAEGKRRCTACGSPRLVYHPELFKLTLAHIDCDAFYASVEKRDNPDLIDKPLIIGGGKRGVVSTACYVARIHGVRSAMPMFKALEACPDAVVIPPNMEKYSRVGRQVRAMMEELTPLVQPLSIDEAFLELKGTEALHHAPPALVLARLARRIESEIGITVSVGLSYCKFLAKVASDLQKPRGFSVVGEAEALDFLAPRPVTTIWGVGKAFASTLEKDGIRTIGQLQTMEESDLIRRYGSMGQRLARLSKGIDDRDVHTNDPAKSVSAETTFFDDISRREDLVPHLRKLSEKVAWRLKKQELAGHTVILKLKSADFKLRTRNRRLDDPTQLADRIFRTGLQMLEKEADGTKFRLIGIGISDFADPSLADPPDLVDPDAARRAKAEAAMDQLRMKFGKGMVETGFTFGSNKK
- a CDS encoding L,D-transpeptidase family protein — translated: MTVRTMFRSMFLSASLLALSAGLSQASARDGSALQIIVSKQTQSLTVYDGDRIIAFSKVSTGKEGHTTPSGIFSIIQKTKYHESNLYSNAPMPWMQRITWSGVALHESNSVPNRPASHGCVRLPGQFARELYGMTRLGAHVLISDAPVAPAPIEHPFLFTPTQQQQGPQILSDARLRGTDGTSGTEPVEVAMADLPRPKPPSVISAQPPLSLLITFRGETETIHDAQLLLQDMGFETGGHDGHAGPLTRTAIQGFKRWKGLPLKGPLITPTFLSALYQTAGKPIPPVGQIYARQAFKPVFDAPIVIDQPETPLGTHFFAANLESAGGKAHWQVTSLEPASTVSNSSIVTIGKVQPNVPNGLDTVFNRIHVPDDIRERIETTMTTGTVMTITDHGLSPDTVDGTDFITNLPG